The Mycobacteriales bacterium sequence TCGCCCTACCGGACGCGCTGCTGGCATCGACGCGCCCGGCGGAGAGTCGCTGGCCGCGGATCGCGGTAACCGTCGTGTTTGTTGTGCACGGTCTGCTTTTCGCGTCGTGGACTGCGCACATCCCGGACGTGGAGGCCCATCTTGGGCTCACCTACGGGACGCTGGGGTTCGCGCTGCTGGGGGCGCCGGTCGGATCGGTGACCGCAATGGCCGGCTCGGCCTACTTGCTCCCGCGGCTCGGTAGTCGCCGCATCGTGCAACTCGCGCTGGTCGGCTACTGCGCCGCCGGTCCGCTCGTCGGGCTCACCGGCACCGTGCCGGCACTGTTCGGTGCGCTGTTCGTGTGGGGCGCGTTCCAGGGCACCCTCGACGTGGCCATGAACACGCAGGCCATCGCCGTCGAACGTGGCAGGCAGCAGGTTCTCATGTCCGGGCTCCACGGCAGCTGGAGCATCGGCTCCTTCGCCGGAGCCGGCATCGGCGCGCTCGCCGTGGGCGCCGGGGTCACTCTCACCACCCAGCTTCTCGTCCTCGGCACGCTCGCGTTGCTGACTGCTGGGCTGCTCACCACCCGGATGCTGCCCGACGCCAGAGACCCGCACGGCTCGGCCGCCGACTCCCGCGCTGCGGATCAATCGTCGACGACGGCATCTCGGTGGTCGGGTGGGATGGTGTTGCTCGGCACGATCGCGTTCGCGAGCATGCTGTGCGAGGGCGCCACCGCCAACTGGGCCTCGGCGTATCTGGCCGGCCCTCTACACACCACCGGTATCGTTCCCGGCCTCGGCTACGCCGCATTCGCCCTGGCCATGGTGACCGTCCGGCTTGCAGGCAACCGGCTGCGGACCCGCTACCGGATCGACCGGCTCCTCCCTGCACTCGCCGTCGTGGCCACGATCGGATTCACCGCGGGGTTGTTGGTCGGCCGGCCCGGCGCTGCGCTGGGCGGGTTCGTGTGCTTGGGGATCGGGCTGGCGTCGGTCGTGCCGGCCGTGTTCAGCGCAGCCGGACGCATCCCCGGTCTGCACCCGGGTACCGCCCTCGCCACCGCCGCGGCCTGCGGCTGGGCCGGCTTCGTCTGCGGGCCACCACTGATCGGCCGACTCGCTTCTCTGACCTCCCTGCCCGCCGCCCTGGGACTGCTACCGGTGCTCACCGCGTTCATCGTCGCCGGCACGGCGCTGGCCCCCGCT is a genomic window containing:
- a CDS encoding MFS transporter → MPDIALPDALLASTRPAESRWPRIAVTVVFVVHGLLFASWTAHIPDVEAHLGLTYGTLGFALLGAPVGSVTAMAGSAYLLPRLGSRRIVQLALVGYCAAGPLVGLTGTVPALFGALFVWGAFQGTLDVAMNTQAIAVERGRQQVLMSGLHGSWSIGSFAGAGIGALAVGAGVTLTTQLLVLGTLALLTAGLLTTRMLPDARDPHGSAADSRAADQSSTTASRWSGGMVLLGTIAFASMLCEGATANWASAYLAGPLHTTGIVPGLGYAAFALAMVTVRLAGNRLRTRYRIDRLLPALAVVATIGFTAGLLVGRPGAALGGFVCLGIGLASVVPAVFSAAGRIPGLHPGTALATAAACGWAGFVCGPPLIGRLASLTSLPAALGLLPVLTAFIVAGTALAPALKAQPRHNTRPALANAAR